A window of Garra rufa chromosome 16, GarRuf1.0, whole genome shotgun sequence contains these coding sequences:
- the dhrs13l1 gene encoding dehydrogenase/reductase (SDR family) member 13 like 1 isoform X3 yields MIFFLFIVALLVAYYIGHRIFVHRKTFTGTAKLYGKTVIVTGGNTGIGKATAAQLAMRGARVILACRSKQRGEEAVQEIKMETGNDAVVFMQLDLASQKSIRSFAETFLKAEPRLDLLINNAALATPGRTEDGLGMILGVNHIGPFLLTNLLLERLKECAPSRVVNVSSCGHDLGTIDFDCINTHKKLALGSSDADLFRAYTHSKLCNVLFTHELAKRLEGTNVTCYSLHPGSVRSELARDINEWHTRIIKGIVNKFWATDPVSGAQTTLYCALQENIEHLSGRYFSDCQLVQVKPEARDDGIAKKLWDVSEKLCGMA; encoded by the exons atgattttctttttatttattgtggCTTTATTGGTTGCATATTACATTGGTCATAGGATTTTTGTTCATAGGAAGACCTTCACTGGCACTGCCAAACTATATGGGAAAACGGTGATTGTAACAG GTGGCAACACTGGCATTGGGAAGGCGACTGCCGCACAGCTAGCCATGAGAGGAGCCAGAGTGATTCTAGCCTGCCGCAGCAAACAGAGAGGAGAAGAAGCAGTACAAGAAATCAAGATG GAAACTGGGAATGATGCTGTGGTCTTCATGCAACTGGATCTCGCAAGTCAGAAATCTATCCGATCTTTTGCCGAAACCTTCCTGAAGGCCGAGCCAAGACTGGACCTGCTCATCAACAATGCAG CATTGGCCACTCCAGGACGCACTGAAGATGGCCTCGGGATGATCCTCGGTGTCAATCATATCGGTCCATTCCTGTTGACCAATCTTCTGTTGGAGCGTCTAAAGGAGTGTGCACCAAGCAGGGTGGTCAATGTGTCGTCTTGTGGTCATGATCTGGGCACTATTGATTTCGACTGCATCAATACACACAAGAAGCTCGCTCTGGGATCATCCGACGCTGATTTATTCAGGGCCTACACCCACAGCAAGCTCTGTAATGTGCTCTTCACCCATGAACTGGCCAAGAGACTCGAGGGAACCAATGTCACATGCTACAGTCTCCATCCAG GGTCAGTAAGATCAGAGCTGGCCCGTGACATCAATGAATGGCACACACGCATTATCAAGGGCATTGTTAACAAGTTCTGGGCGACTGACCCGGTGTCCGGGGCTCAGACGACTCTGTATTGCGCACTACAAGAGAACATCGAGCACCTGAGCGGACGATACTTTTCTGACTGTCAGCTGGTGCAAGTCAAGCCCGAAGCCAGAGATGATGGAATCGCCAAAAAACTGTGGGACGTTAGTGAAAAGTTGTGTGGCATggcttga
- the dhrs13l1 gene encoding dehydrogenase/reductase (SDR family) member 13 like 1 isoform X1 encodes MILFLFSVVLLVAYYISHRIFVHRKTFTGTAKLYGKTVIVTGGNTGIGKATAAQLAVRGARVILACRSKQRGEAAAQEIRMETGNDAVIFMQLDLASQKSIRSFAKTFLKAEPRLDLLINNAALATPGRTEDGLGMILGVNHIGPFLLTNLLLERLKECAPSRVVNVSSCGHDLGTIDFDCINTHKKLALGSSDADLFRAYTHSKLCNVLFTHELAKRLEGTNVTCYSLHPGSVRSELARDINEWHTRIIKGIVNKFWATDPVSGAQTTLYCALQENIEHLSGRYFSDCQLVQVKPEARDDGIAKKLWDVSEKLCGMA; translated from the exons atgattttatttttatttagtgtgGTTTTATTGGTTGCATATTACATTAGTCATAGGATTTTTGTTCATAGGAAGACCTTCACCGGAACTGCCAAACTATATGGGAAAACAGTCATTGTAACAG GTGGCAACACTGGCATTGGGAAGGCGACTGCCGCACAGCTGGCCGTAAGAGGAGCCAGAGTGATTCTGGCCTGCCGCAGCAAACAGAGAGGAGAAGCAGCAGCACAAGAAATCAGGATG GAAACTGGGAATGATGCTGTCATCTTCATGCAACTAGATCTTGCAAGTCAGAAATCCATACGATCTTTTGCCAAAACATTTCTGAAGGCCGAGCCCAGACTGGACCTGCTCATCAACAATGCAG CATTGGCCACTCCAGGACGCACTGAAGATGGCCTCGGGATGATCCTCGGTGTCAATCATATCGGTCCATTCCTGTTGACCAATCTTCTGTTGGAGCGTCTAAAGGAGTGTGCACCAAGCAGGGTGGTCAATGTGTCGTCTTGTGGTCATGATCTGGGCACTATTGATTTCGACTGCATCAATACACACAAGAAGCTCGCTCTGGGATCATCCGACGCTGATTTATTCAGGGCCTACACCCACAGCAAGCTCTGTAATGTGCTCTTCACCCATGAACTGGCCAAGAGACTCGAGGGAACCAATGTCACATGCTACAGTCTCCATCCAG GGTCAGTAAGATCAGAGCTGGCCCGTGACATCAATGAATGGCACACACGCATTATCAAGGGCATTGTTAACAAGTTCTGGGCGACTGACCCGGTGTCCGGGGCTCAGACGACTCTGTATTGCGCACTACAAGAGAACATCGAGCACCTGAGCGGACGATACTTTTCTGACTGTCAGCTGGTGCAAGTCAAGCCCGAAGCCAGAGATGATGGAATCGCCAAAAAACTGTGGGACGTTAGTGAAAAGTTGTGTGGCATggcttga
- the dhrs13l1 gene encoding dehydrogenase/reductase (SDR family) member 13 like 1 isoform X2, whose product MILFLFSVVLLVAYYISHRIFVHRKTFTGTAKLYGKTVIVTGGNTGIGKATAAQLAVRGARVILACRSKQRGEAAAQEIRMETGNDAVVFMQLDLASQKSIRSFAETFLKAEPRLDLLINNAALATPGRTEDGLGMILGVNHIGPFLLTNLLLERLKECAPSRVVNVSSCGHDLGTIDFDCINTHKKLALGSSDADLFRAYTHSKLCNVLFTHELAKRLEGTNVTCYSLHPGSVRSELARDINEWHTRIIKGIVNKFWATDPVSGAQTTLYCALQENIEHLSGRYFSDCQLVQVKPEARDDGIAKKLWDVSEKLCGMA is encoded by the exons atgattttatttttatttagtgtgGTTTTATTGGTTGCATATTACATTAGTCATAGGATTTTTGTTCATAGGAAGACCTTCACCGGAACTGCCAAACTATATGGGAAAACAGTCATTGTAACAG GTGGCAACACTGGCATTGGGAAGGCGACTGCCGCACAGCTGGCCGTAAGAGGAGCCAGAGTGATTCTGGCCTGCCGCAGCAAACAGAGAGGAGAAGCAGCAGCACAAGAAATCAGGATG GAAACTGGGAATGATGCTGTGGTCTTCATGCAACTGGATCTCGCAAGTCAGAAATCTATCCGATCTTTTGCCGAAACCTTCCTGAAGGCCGAGCCAAGACTGGACCTGCTCATCAACAATGCAG CATTGGCCACTCCAGGACGCACTGAAGATGGCCTCGGGATGATCCTCGGTGTCAATCATATCGGTCCATTCCTGTTGACCAATCTTCTGTTGGAGCGTCTAAAGGAGTGTGCACCAAGCAGGGTGGTCAATGTGTCGTCTTGTGGTCATGATCTGGGCACTATTGATTTCGACTGCATCAATACACACAAGAAGCTCGCTCTGGGATCATCCGACGCTGATTTATTCAGGGCCTACACCCACAGCAAGCTCTGTAATGTGCTCTTCACCCATGAACTGGCCAAGAGACTCGAGGGAACCAATGTCACATGCTACAGTCTCCATCCAG GGTCAGTAAGATCAGAGCTGGCCCGTGACATCAATGAATGGCACACACGCATTATCAAGGGCATTGTTAACAAGTTCTGGGCGACTGACCCGGTGTCCGGGGCTCAGACGACTCTGTATTGCGCACTACAAGAGAACATCGAGCACCTGAGCGGACGATACTTTTCTGACTGTCAGCTGGTGCAAGTCAAGCCCGAAGCCAGAGATGATGGAATCGCCAAAAAACTGTGGGACGTTAGTGAAAAGTTGTGTGGCATggcttga